A DNA window from Daucus carota subsp. sativus chromosome 3, DH1 v3.0, whole genome shotgun sequence contains the following coding sequences:
- the LOC108212384 gene encoding uncharacterized protein LOC108212384: MYRRNYTPPRDHEEREDRWTPLAAPIDHIFEVNRDKGLFRRPAPLNSWQAKNKDKYCEYHESTGHDTHECRQLKEEIELLIKEGQLNEWIVREARSRRDIRAKDRRGLGYTGDQERGKQEDIQFVKEGSIHVIFGGPHLAGEGTRAMERYAKEAKGRPLTNIHNLSSRPPKVFRGEAIDITFSEEDARWVHHPHNDALVIALRIGPMNVHRVLVDNGSSVNILFYGTYQKLGLPDKDMKVEDVYIYGFGERL; encoded by the coding sequence ATGTATAGAAGGAACTACACACCTCCTCGAGATCACGAAGAAAGGGAAGATCGTTGGACACCACTTGCCGCGCCAATTGATCACATCTTCGAGGTTAATCGTGACAAGGGACTCTTCCGCAGGCCAGCTCCACTAAATTCCTGGCAAGCCAAGAATAAGGACAAGTACTGCGAGTACCACGAATCGACCGGGCATGATACCCATGAATGTAGACAACTGAAAGAGGAGATCGAGTTGCTAATCAAAGAAGGCCAGCTTAATGAATGGATAGTGCGAGAAGCCCGGTCCCGACGGGATATCCGAGCCAAGGACAGAAGGGGGCTTGGTTATACAGGCGATCAAGAAAGGGGAAAGCAAGAGGACATCCAGTTCGTTAAGGAGGGAAGCATTCATGTCATCTTTGGAGGACCACATTTGGCCGGTGAGGGGACCAGGGCTATGGAGAGATATGCAAAGGAAGCGAAAGGTAGGCCCCTtactaatatacataatttgtcATCTAGACCGCCTAAAGTCTTTAGAGGCGAAGCCATTGACATTACCTTTTCAGAAGAAGATGCCAGATGGGTTCACCACCCGCACAATGATGCCCTGGTAATCGCCCTTCGTATTGGTCCAATGAATGTTCATCGTGTGCTCGTtgataacggaagctctgtcaacatTCTCTTTTATGGCACCTACCAGAAGCTTGGCCTCCCTGATAAGGATATGAAAGTTGAGGATGTCTATATCTATGGATTTGGTGAGAGGCTGTAA